The Glycine soja cultivar W05 chromosome 8, ASM419377v2, whole genome shotgun sequence genome has a window encoding:
- the LOC114421900 gene encoding alanine--glyoxylate aminotransferase 2 homolog 1, mitochondrial-like isoform X1 encodes MAAMQRPLKRTIAIAKLRACFSSLRPAAAADIVASPPPQLPPFDHQPHPYNGPFADEVLAKRKTFLGPSVFHYYKKPCRCVSDQAKIYGFSKLNIVEGKMQYLYDDSGRRYLDAFAGIVTVSCGHCHPEILNAITEQSKLLQHATTIYLHHTIGDFAESLAAKMPGNLKVVYFVNSGSEANELAMMMARLYTGSLGMISLRNAYHGGSSSTLGLTALNTWKYPIPEGHVHHVMNPDPYRGAFGADAASYANDVQDHIDYGTSGKVAGFIAETMQGVGGAVELAPGYLKLVYDIIHKAGGVCIADEVQTGFGRTGSHYWGFETQGVIPDIVTMAKGIGNGLPLGAVVTTPEIASVLAQKIQFNTFGGNPVCSAGGLAVLRVLDKEKRQAHCADVGSHLLERLRFLMERHDIIGNVRGRGLMVGIELVTDRDNKTPAKAETAVVFEKLRELGVLVGKGGLHGNVFRIKPPMCFSKDDADFLVDALDYSLSKL; translated from the exons ATGGCGGCGATGCAGAGGCCACTCAAGAGAACCATTGCAATCGCCAAGCTACGCGCGTGCTTTTCCTCTCTCCGAcccgccgccgccgccgacATCGTCGCGTCTCCTCCGCCGCAGCTCCCGCCGTTCGATCACCAGCCGCACCCTTACAACGGTCCCTTCGCCGATGAAGTCCTCGCCAAGCGCAAAACGTTCCTCGGTCCTTCCGTCTTCCACTACTATAAGAAACCT TGTCGATGCGTTTCCGACCAGGCAAAGATTTACGGATTTAGCAAG CTGAATATCGTGGAAGGGAAGATGCAATATCTGTATGATGATAGTGGGAGGCGTTACCTTGATGCATTTGCGGGGATAGTTACTGTTTCTTGCGGACATTGCCACCCTGAAATCTTGAATGCCATCACGGAGCAGAGCAAACTTCTGCAGCATGCTACAACCATATATCTACATCATACAATAGGTGATTTTGCTGAGTCATTGGCAGCAAAAATGCCTGGAAACCTTAAG gttgtttattttgtaaattctgGTTCAGAAGCAAATGAATTAGCAATGATGATGGCCCGTTTATATACTGGTAGTCTTGGTATGATTTCTTTGAGAAATGCATATCATGGGGGGAGTTCTAGTACACTTGGTTTGACTGCTCTGAACACGTGGAAATACCCAATTCCAGAG GGCCATGTTCATCACGTTATGAATCCAGATCCATATCGTGGAGCCTTTGGTGCAGATGCTGCTAGTTATGCAAATGATGTCCAAGACCATATTGACTATGGAACTTCTGGAAAAGTTGCTGGATTTATAGCTGAAACAATGCAG GGAGTTGGAGGAGCTGTTGAACTGGCACCAGGGTATTTGAAACTTGTTTATGACATTATACATAAGGCTGGTGGTGTCTGCATTGCCGATGAAGTTCAAACTGGGTTTGGTCGAACAGGAAGCCATTATTGGGGATTTGAGACACAGGGTGTCATTCCTGATATAGTTACCATGGCAAAG GGTATTGGCAATGGTCTGCCATTAGGAGCTGTAGTTACAACTCCAGAAATTGCAAGTGTGTTGGCCCAAAAGATTCAATTTAATACCTTTGGTGGGAACCCCGTTTGCTCTGCTGGTGGACTTGCAGTGCTTAGGGTTCTTGATAAGGAGAAGCGTCAAGCTCACTGTGCCGATGTTGGATCTCATTTGCTTGAACGATTGAGATTTCTCATGGAAAGACATGACA TCATAGGAAATGTAAGGGGAAGGGGCCTAATGGTAGGCATAGAGTTGGTCACTGACCGAGACAACAAGACACCCGCAAAGGCTGAAACTGCTGTCGTGTTTGAAAAACTCAGAG AGCTTGGTGTGCTAGTTGGGAAAGGAGGACTTCATGGCAATGTTTTCAGGATCAAGCCACCAATGTGTTTCTCCAAAGATGATGCAG ATTTTCTTGTGGATGCCTTGGATTATTCTCTATCAAAGTTGTGA
- the LOC114421900 gene encoding alanine--glyoxylate aminotransferase 2 homolog 1, mitochondrial-like isoform X2: protein MAAMQRPLKRTIAIAKLRACFSSLRPAAAADIVASPPPQLPPFDHQPHPYNGPFADEVLAKRKTFLGPSVFHYYKKPLNIVEGKMQYLYDDSGRRYLDAFAGIVTVSCGHCHPEILNAITEQSKLLQHATTIYLHHTIGDFAESLAAKMPGNLKVVYFVNSGSEANELAMMMARLYTGSLGMISLRNAYHGGSSSTLGLTALNTWKYPIPEGHVHHVMNPDPYRGAFGADAASYANDVQDHIDYGTSGKVAGFIAETMQGVGGAVELAPGYLKLVYDIIHKAGGVCIADEVQTGFGRTGSHYWGFETQGVIPDIVTMAKGIGNGLPLGAVVTTPEIASVLAQKIQFNTFGGNPVCSAGGLAVLRVLDKEKRQAHCADVGSHLLERLRFLMERHDIIGNVRGRGLMVGIELVTDRDNKTPAKAETAVVFEKLRELGVLVGKGGLHGNVFRIKPPMCFSKDDADFLVDALDYSLSKL, encoded by the exons ATGGCGGCGATGCAGAGGCCACTCAAGAGAACCATTGCAATCGCCAAGCTACGCGCGTGCTTTTCCTCTCTCCGAcccgccgccgccgccgacATCGTCGCGTCTCCTCCGCCGCAGCTCCCGCCGTTCGATCACCAGCCGCACCCTTACAACGGTCCCTTCGCCGATGAAGTCCTCGCCAAGCGCAAAACGTTCCTCGGTCCTTCCGTCTTCCACTACTATAAGAAACCT CTGAATATCGTGGAAGGGAAGATGCAATATCTGTATGATGATAGTGGGAGGCGTTACCTTGATGCATTTGCGGGGATAGTTACTGTTTCTTGCGGACATTGCCACCCTGAAATCTTGAATGCCATCACGGAGCAGAGCAAACTTCTGCAGCATGCTACAACCATATATCTACATCATACAATAGGTGATTTTGCTGAGTCATTGGCAGCAAAAATGCCTGGAAACCTTAAG gttgtttattttgtaaattctgGTTCAGAAGCAAATGAATTAGCAATGATGATGGCCCGTTTATATACTGGTAGTCTTGGTATGATTTCTTTGAGAAATGCATATCATGGGGGGAGTTCTAGTACACTTGGTTTGACTGCTCTGAACACGTGGAAATACCCAATTCCAGAG GGCCATGTTCATCACGTTATGAATCCAGATCCATATCGTGGAGCCTTTGGTGCAGATGCTGCTAGTTATGCAAATGATGTCCAAGACCATATTGACTATGGAACTTCTGGAAAAGTTGCTGGATTTATAGCTGAAACAATGCAG GGAGTTGGAGGAGCTGTTGAACTGGCACCAGGGTATTTGAAACTTGTTTATGACATTATACATAAGGCTGGTGGTGTCTGCATTGCCGATGAAGTTCAAACTGGGTTTGGTCGAACAGGAAGCCATTATTGGGGATTTGAGACACAGGGTGTCATTCCTGATATAGTTACCATGGCAAAG GGTATTGGCAATGGTCTGCCATTAGGAGCTGTAGTTACAACTCCAGAAATTGCAAGTGTGTTGGCCCAAAAGATTCAATTTAATACCTTTGGTGGGAACCCCGTTTGCTCTGCTGGTGGACTTGCAGTGCTTAGGGTTCTTGATAAGGAGAAGCGTCAAGCTCACTGTGCCGATGTTGGATCTCATTTGCTTGAACGATTGAGATTTCTCATGGAAAGACATGACA TCATAGGAAATGTAAGGGGAAGGGGCCTAATGGTAGGCATAGAGTTGGTCACTGACCGAGACAACAAGACACCCGCAAAGGCTGAAACTGCTGTCGTGTTTGAAAAACTCAGAG AGCTTGGTGTGCTAGTTGGGAAAGGAGGACTTCATGGCAATGTTTTCAGGATCAAGCCACCAATGTGTTTCTCCAAAGATGATGCAG ATTTTCTTGTGGATGCCTTGGATTATTCTCTATCAAAGTTGTGA